A single genomic interval of Hafnia alvei harbors:
- a CDS encoding heme-degrading domain-containing protein: MNTEDELALLAAEEANLQFSSFNTDSAWEIGSALKAEAERRGVAVSIDIQLAGHTLFHYAMHGTSPDNAEWIRRKRNVVNRFHKSSYAIGLRLQQRNSTLEERYGLSLNDYAAHGGCFPLIIKDTGCVGTITVSGAPQLDDHQIVTTVISRFLKLTAR; encoded by the coding sequence ATGAATACTGAAGACGAATTAGCCCTGCTTGCCGCAGAAGAAGCCAACTTGCAGTTTTCTTCATTTAATACCGATAGCGCATGGGAAATTGGCTCTGCGCTGAAAGCCGAAGCTGAACGCCGTGGGGTTGCCGTCAGTATTGATATTCAGTTAGCTGGGCACACGCTATTCCATTACGCCATGCACGGCACATCTCCAGATAATGCCGAATGGATCCGTCGGAAACGCAACGTGGTTAATCGCTTTCATAAGAGCTCTTATGCTATCGGTCTGCGGTTACAGCAACGCAATTCGACGCTGGAAGAACGCTACGGCCTAAGTTTAAATGACTACGCCGCGCACGGCGGCTGTTTTCCGCTGATCATTAAGGACACTGGATGTGTAGGAACCATCACTGTTTCTGGTGCTCCGCAACTTGACGATCACCAGATAGTAACAACCGTAATATCTCGTTTTCTCAAGTTAACCGCTCGTTAA
- a CDS encoding YtxH domain-containing protein, with the protein MSNDNNNPMNQGAPYYPPFGYPYYPPMPEMQQQPAQQMPPQPQQPPMGWPQQPVWYPHMMPGFPPMGYPMPQQPMMPPQQAMPHPHHPHHHHHAAAPGFDWSSQAQGMVEGMMGEQAGLLKNIISTIGADDKEFWKGAMIGAAATLLLTNESVRNMLMQTVANAGDLLKTGGAKVKDGVMSGAETIKETATTSSTIFRDTLKAGKDGFTESVERHRQPAPAAAAMGEGQETEGSLDEQQS; encoded by the coding sequence ATGAGTAACGACAACAATAACCCAATGAATCAGGGTGCACCTTATTATCCACCGTTTGGCTATCCGTATTACCCGCCGATGCCTGAGATGCAACAACAGCCTGCTCAGCAGATGCCCCCGCAGCCGCAGCAGCCGCCGATGGGCTGGCCACAGCAGCCGGTTTGGTATCCGCACATGATGCCGGGATTCCCTCCAATGGGCTATCCGATGCCGCAGCAGCCAATGATGCCACCGCAACAGGCTATGCCACATCCGCATCATCCACATCACCATCATCACGCAGCTGCTCCGGGATTTGATTGGAGCTCACAGGCGCAGGGTATGGTTGAAGGCATGATGGGCGAACAGGCTGGTTTGCTGAAAAACATCATCAGCACAATTGGTGCCGACGATAAAGAATTCTGGAAAGGCGCGATGATCGGCGCAGCTGCCACGCTGCTGTTGACCAACGAAAGCGTACGCAACATGTTGATGCAAACCGTGGCTAACGCTGGCGATTTGTTGAAAACCGGCGGTGCGAAAGTGAAAGATGGCGTGATGAGCGGAGCAGAAACGATCAAAGAAACCGCTACTACCAGCAGCACGATTTTTCGTGACACGCTGAAAGCCGGTAAAGATGGTTTCACTGAGTCAGTAGAACGTCATCGCCAGCCTGCGCCTGCCGCCGCTGCGATGGGAGAAGGGCAAGAGACGGAAGGATCTCTGGATGAGCAACAATCGTGA
- a CDS encoding HMA2 domain-containing protein — MQLEDLNGLMTLRRFVEVAHHIPGRIRLRFTNRLISGLSKNKLSALEEICHPEGYLRSYSLNTATGSLVLEYSAAHISPTTLNQLFGDDDALAHQALEQIYSILSHSESK; from the coding sequence ATGCAGTTAGAAGATTTAAACGGACTCATGACGCTACGTCGCTTTGTTGAGGTGGCTCATCATATTCCAGGGCGCATTCGTTTGCGCTTCACCAATCGCCTGATTTCAGGTTTAAGCAAGAACAAGCTGTCTGCACTTGAAGAAATATGCCACCCAGAGGGCTATCTGCGTAGCTATTCACTGAATACGGCCACGGGAAGTCTGGTGCTGGAATACAGTGCCGCGCACATTTCACCAACAACACTTAATCAGCTTTTTGGCGATGACGACGCTCTCGCTCATCAGGCTCTTGAGCAGATTTACTCCATTCTTTCACATTCAGAAAGCAAATAA
- a CDS encoding HMA2 domain-containing protein: MSPYLHQTQNRIRVRSDFIQRNPKLVKEAIKQLQATDGIEEITHRLYAGSVAIRFDSKQVKAAALLAQIEAMGWLSVQKDKDYIDSTIRRSAVSLVKGIAILTLKRTVGGSLVSAVTALAR, from the coding sequence ATGTCACCTTACCTGCACCAAACTCAAAATCGCATCCGTGTACGTTCGGATTTTATTCAGCGCAATCCAAAGCTTGTCAAAGAAGCGATCAAACAACTGCAAGCGACAGATGGAATTGAAGAGATCACTCACCGCCTTTATGCGGGCTCGGTGGCGATTCGTTTTGACTCTAAGCAGGTCAAAGCAGCAGCTCTGCTCGCTCAGATTGAGGCAATGGGCTGGTTGTCTGTGCAAAAGGACAAAGACTACATTGATAGCACCATTCGCCGTAGCGCGGTCTCTTTAGTTAAAGGCATCGCCATTCTGACCTTAAAACGTACCGTGGGTGGCTCACTGGTAAGCGCGGTTACTGCCCTCGCCCGCTAA
- a CDS encoding YtxH domain-containing protein, with product MNQPNYPYGYPYYYYNNAQGYVNPQQMPAQPAASQPSNYRQANGRTHLLTGMVAGAAIAYLLTNRQVQQGITTTASKAWGTVRGEVEELKERLADLQAELDYYHSKEQDAE from the coding sequence ATGAATCAGCCTAACTATCCTTATGGTTACCCGTATTACTACTACAACAATGCGCAAGGCTATGTTAATCCACAGCAGATGCCTGCACAGCCCGCTGCGTCTCAGCCTTCGAACTATCGTCAGGCGAATGGACGTACTCACTTGCTAACTGGCATGGTGGCTGGTGCAGCTATCGCGTACTTACTGACTAATCGTCAGGTTCAGCAGGGGATCACCACCACAGCGAGCAAAGCATGGGGAACCGTGCGGGGCGAAGTGGAAGAGCTCAAAGAGCGTCTGGCAGATTTACAGGCCGAGCTCGATTATTACCACAGCAAGGAACAGGACGCCGAGTGA